The following proteins come from a genomic window of Rhodoligotrophos sp. CJ14:
- a CDS encoding NAD(P)H-dependent flavin oxidoreductase has product MPLAFDRRLVNLLELEHPIILAPMAGVVTPALAAAVSNAGGLGSMGLATSTVDAARQMINAYRAQSNRPFNVNLFCHKPAVANPAVESAWLARLRPEFERFGAEPPSQITEIYKTFLDNDEMLAMLLEEKPKVVSLHFGIPSADKIRALKAAGITLFATATNLREAQAVAAAGVDAVVAQGYEAGGHRGVFDPEAPDQQLGTMALTRLLVRHLDIPVIAAGGIMDGAGIAAVLRLGAAAAQLGTAFIACPESQADDGYRAALRSEAAQHTVLTSAISGRPARSLSNRFTALGATVSPKDIPAYPIAYDAGKALIAAAKAAGETGYGAHWAGQGAPLSRAMPAKELMQELVTELEAA; this is encoded by the coding sequence GCTTGTCAACCTGTTGGAACTTGAGCATCCCATCATCCTCGCGCCGATGGCCGGTGTGGTGACCCCCGCCTTGGCGGCGGCGGTCTCGAATGCGGGCGGACTTGGCTCCATGGGACTGGCAACCAGCACCGTCGATGCCGCGCGCCAGATGATCAATGCCTATCGCGCCCAGAGCAACCGTCCCTTCAACGTCAATCTCTTCTGTCATAAGCCCGCGGTCGCGAACCCCGCCGTCGAATCTGCATGGCTGGCGCGTCTACGCCCGGAATTCGAACGCTTCGGCGCTGAGCCGCCCTCACAGATAACGGAGATCTACAAGACCTTCCTCGACAATGACGAGATGCTCGCCATGCTGCTCGAGGAGAAGCCCAAGGTGGTCAGCCTGCATTTCGGCATCCCTTCAGCGGATAAGATCAGGGCGCTGAAAGCCGCGGGAATTACCCTGTTCGCAACCGCGACAAATCTGCGGGAAGCACAAGCGGTAGCGGCAGCAGGCGTGGATGCCGTCGTGGCGCAAGGCTATGAGGCCGGTGGACATCGCGGCGTATTTGATCCCGAGGCGCCGGACCAGCAGCTGGGCACCATGGCCTTGACGCGCCTCCTCGTCCGCCACCTCGATATTCCCGTCATCGCCGCTGGTGGAATCATGGACGGCGCCGGCATTGCGGCCGTCCTGCGCCTCGGTGCCGCCGCAGCCCAGCTCGGGACCGCCTTCATCGCCTGCCCGGAATCCCAGGCCGATGACGGCTACCGCGCTGCCCTGCGGAGTGAGGCTGCCCAGCACACGGTCTTAACCTCCGCCATTTCGGGAAGACCCGCTCGCAGCCTCAGCAACCGCTTCACCGCCCTTGGCGCCACCGTCTCGCCCAAGGACATTCCCGCCTACCCCATTGCCTATGATGCGGGCAAAGCCCTGATCGCGGCCGCCAAGGCCGCGGGCGAGACCGGCTATGGTGCCCATTGGGCAGGTCAAGGAGCACCGCTTTCCCGAGCGATGCCCGCAAAGGAGCTGATGCAGGAGCTGGTGACCGAGCTCGAGGCGGCCTGA
- a CDS encoding APC family permease, translated as MVDQTAAPETGERLSLLRVLGPGHVWALGVGIVLVGEYMGWNFSVGKGGMIAGLVACWVAGVLYTCVAMIDSEVTSTVASAGGQYAQAKHIIGPLMAFNVGLFLVMAYTMLESANAITVGFLLDAVANMSGHQGLDQRPFIILAIMFLAWLNYRGVLATLTFNFVITAIAFVAIIVLFLAVQFGVSATPLDYSAITEEPLPYGWVGILAALHFGLWYYLGIEGTCQAAEEVRSPARSLPLGTMCGIMTLLIAATLTWYVCSGLLPWEYLGQAGTPLFDAARVTGSFGLMVLLFIGTIFSTLASANGCINDSSRAWFSMGRDRYLPAWFGAVHPRYRTPYRAIVFLVPIALIFALGAPLDQVVTFSILSGLLGYTFMSFNMIIFRRKWPLGSIQRGYVHPFHPIPAVVLLVLCSTTYVAVFLGYGTQLIAMLLFYIVASLWFHFWRYRFVKRGDQFTMPWPRPRGY; from the coding sequence ATGGTTGATCAGACAGCCGCCCCTGAAACGGGCGAAAGGCTGAGCCTGCTGCGTGTGCTGGGACCCGGCCATGTATGGGCGCTCGGCGTCGGCATCGTGCTCGTCGGCGAATATATGGGCTGGAACTTCTCCGTCGGCAAAGGCGGGATGATCGCCGGCCTCGTGGCCTGCTGGGTGGCCGGCGTGCTCTATACGTGCGTGGCCATGATCGATTCCGAGGTAACCTCGACCGTCGCCTCCGCTGGCGGCCAATATGCCCAGGCCAAGCACATCATTGGGCCGCTCATGGCCTTCAATGTCGGCCTGTTCCTGGTCATGGCCTACACCATGCTGGAATCGGCCAACGCCATCACCGTGGGCTTCCTCTTGGATGCGGTCGCCAATATGAGCGGCCATCAGGGCCTTGATCAGCGGCCCTTCATCATCCTCGCCATCATGTTTCTGGCCTGGCTGAACTATCGCGGTGTCTTGGCCACCCTGACCTTCAACTTCGTGATCACCGCCATCGCCTTCGTGGCCATCATCGTGTTGTTCCTCGCCGTTCAGTTCGGCGTTTCCGCAACACCCCTGGATTATTCCGCCATCACCGAAGAGCCGCTGCCCTATGGCTGGGTTGGCATTCTCGCCGCCCTGCATTTTGGTCTCTGGTATTATCTGGGCATTGAAGGCACCTGTCAGGCGGCTGAGGAAGTTCGCTCCCCTGCCCGCTCCCTGCCTCTCGGCACCATGTGCGGGATCATGACCCTGCTGATCGCGGCAACCCTCACCTGGTATGTGTGCTCGGGGCTGTTGCCTTGGGAATATCTCGGCCAGGCCGGCACCCCCCTGTTCGATGCGGCCCGTGTCACCGGGAGCTTCGGCCTGATGGTCCTCCTGTTCATCGGCACCATCTTCTCCACCTTGGCCTCCGCTAATGGCTGCATCAACGACAGCTCACGCGCATGGTTCTCCATGGGCCGTGACCGCTATCTGCCGGCTTGGTTCGGCGCCGTGCACCCGCGATACCGCACCCCCTATCGCGCCATCGTGTTCCTGGTGCCCATTGCGCTGATCTTCGCTCTCGGCGCGCCGCTGGATCAGGTTGTGACCTTCTCGATTCTCTCGGGCCTGCTCGGCTATACGTTCATGTCCTTCAACATGATCATCTTCCGGCGAAAATGGCCGTTGGGCTCGATCCAGCGCGGCTATGTGCACCCCTTCCACCCGATCCCCGCCGTCGTGCTGCTGGTGCTGTGCTCCACGACCTATGTGGCGGTGTTCTTAGGCTATGGAACGCAGCTCATTGCCATGCTGCTCTTCTATATCGTGGCCTCGCTCTGGTTCCACTTCTGGCGCTATCGCTTCGTGAAGCGCGGCGACCAGTTCACCATGCCTTGGCCTCGTCCGCGCGGCTATTGA
- a CDS encoding GNAT family N-acetyltransferase, translated as MDMAVRLAAPAPFIETGRLILTAPASADAGRIAALCNDRTVAENTALIPHPYAIDDALSWLASLESKSIADALVLAIRLNIPDPVLIGVVGIERKHTNGEPELGYWLGAGYRGRGFATEAAKAAIRYAFQTCGHPAIAASCRLTNIASRRVIEKCGFSYAGLIRTHMHALGKEEPMDFFRLSRDYWLRRQSGSSHA; from the coding sequence ATGGATATGGCAGTCAGATTAGCCGCTCCTGCGCCATTCATTGAAACCGGCAGGTTGATACTCACGGCCCCCGCCTCAGCCGACGCCGGGCGTATCGCAGCCCTGTGCAACGATCGCACGGTTGCAGAAAATACCGCGCTGATCCCGCACCCCTATGCCATCGATGATGCGCTCTCCTGGCTTGCGAGCCTCGAGTCCAAATCCATCGCCGATGCGCTGGTGCTCGCGATCCGTCTGAACATTCCGGACCCCGTGCTGATCGGCGTGGTCGGCATCGAGCGGAAGCATACGAATGGCGAGCCCGAGCTGGGCTACTGGCTCGGCGCCGGCTATCGCGGCCGCGGTTTTGCAACCGAGGCGGCGAAGGCTGCCATCCGCTATGCCTTCCAGACCTGCGGCCATCCCGCAATCGCCGCGTCCTGCCGGCTCACCAACATCGCCTCGCGCCGGGTGATCGAGAAATGCGGCTTCAGTTATGCCGGCCTGATCCGCACCCACATGCATGCCCTGGGCAAGGAAGAGCCCATGGACTTCTTTCGCCTCAGCCGCGATTACTGGCTCAGGCGCCAGTCGGGCTCGAGCCACGCGTGA
- the minE gene encoding cell division topological specificity factor MinE, with translation MNLWNLIKRRGSAPVARERLQVLLAYERNNRDQPDLVAMLHKEIMAAIAKHIQIDLDDVQVTMDRGENVSTLEIDIQIPNGATLQAMAV, from the coding sequence ATGAATCTTTGGAACCTGATCAAACGCCGGGGCAGCGCGCCGGTCGCGCGCGAGCGCCTGCAGGTGCTGTTGGCTTACGAGCGCAACAATAGGGACCAGCCCGACCTGGTGGCCATGCTGCACAAGGAGATCATGGCTGCGATCGCCAAGCACATTCAGATCGACCTGGATGACGTGCAGGTGACCATGGATCGCGGCGAGAACGTGTCGACGCTGGAAATCGACATCCAGATCCCGAATGGCGCCACGCTGCAAGCGATGGCGGTTTAA
- a CDS encoding pyridoxal phosphate-dependent aminotransferase — MPFFSRALSRVKPAATLVMSQKARDLAARGREVIALSAGQPDFDTPDNIKQAAWEAIQRGETKYTPVPGIPELRQAIAAKFKRENGLDYKPSQTIVANGGKQIIANAMLATVDEGDEVLIPAPYWVSYPEMIALCGGTNVFVDTAESNGFKLTPEALDAAITPRTKWLVLNSPSNPSGAAYTEAELQALGEVLLRHPHVWVFVDDIYEHLVYGDFRFTSMAKAVPELFDRTLTMNGVSKAYAMTGWRLGYAAGPEPLIKAMEKVQGQLTSAPCSIAQWAAREALDGPQDYVHSARAIFEQRRDLVVSMLNQAQGLHCHTPEGAFYVFPSCAKLIGKISPTGKVIRTDEDFVSELLEAEGVAVVHGSAFGLGPNFRISYAAATDQLEEACRRIQRFCASLRDPSAT, encoded by the coding sequence ATGCCCTTCTTTTCGCGTGCCCTCTCCCGGGTGAAGCCCGCCGCCACGCTCGTCATGTCGCAAAAAGCCCGTGACCTTGCCGCGCGAGGCCGTGAGGTGATCGCGCTCAGTGCCGGTCAGCCCGATTTCGACACGCCCGACAACATCAAGCAGGCTGCCTGGGAGGCGATCCAGCGCGGGGAGACGAAATACACCCCCGTCCCCGGCATCCCCGAGTTGCGTCAGGCGATTGCCGCAAAATTCAAGCGCGAGAATGGCCTCGATTACAAGCCGAGCCAGACGATAGTGGCCAATGGCGGCAAACAGATCATCGCCAATGCCATGCTGGCGACGGTCGACGAGGGCGATGAGGTCCTGATCCCTGCCCCCTATTGGGTCTCCTATCCCGAGATGATTGCCCTTTGCGGTGGGACCAATGTCTTCGTCGACACCGCGGAGTCGAATGGCTTCAAGCTCACGCCTGAGGCGCTGGACGCGGCCATCACACCCAGAACCAAGTGGCTGGTCCTCAATTCTCCCTCGAACCCCTCCGGAGCAGCCTATACCGAAGCCGAGCTCCAGGCCCTGGGCGAGGTGCTGCTGCGCCACCCCCATGTCTGGGTCTTTGTGGACGACATCTATGAGCACCTCGTCTATGGCGATTTCCGCTTCACGTCCATGGCCAAGGCCGTGCCTGAGCTCTTCGACCGGACCCTGACCATGAATGGTGTCTCCAAGGCCTATGCCATGACCGGCTGGCGCCTTGGCTATGCCGCGGGTCCGGAACCGCTGATCAAGGCCATGGAGAAGGTGCAGGGCCAGCTCACCTCGGCCCCCTGCTCGATTGCCCAATGGGCGGCTCGGGAAGCGCTCGACGGCCCCCAGGATTACGTGCACAGCGCCCGCGCCATCTTCGAGCAGCGCCGCGACCTCGTCGTCTCCATGCTCAACCAGGCGCAAGGCCTGCACTGCCACACCCCGGAGGGCGCCTTCTACGTCTTCCCCTCCTGCGCCAAGCTGATCGGCAAGATCAGTCCGACGGGCAAGGTGATCCGCACCGACGAGGATTTCGTCAGCGAGCTTTTGGAGGCCGAAGGCGTCGCCGTGGTCCATGGCTCAGCCTTCGGTCTCGGACCGAATTTCCGCATCTCCTATGCCGCGGCAACCGACCAGCTGGAAGAGGCCTGCCGGCGCATCCAGCGCTTCTGTGCGAGCTTGCGCGACCCCTCAGCAACTTAG
- a CDS encoding GNAT family N-acetyltransferase: protein MIRTTIDIDLSRKEVIQTEHLIFRCLDREDIPQLMELTRDPKLIENAIMRVDFTEESFGEFLDSLPKTPTPAVTMFGMFMKDDPTELYGMISYTLISLQEAPRMSLWIRERHRRRRMFSEVVPALLDFAFLVHRLDAIHADAFPCQRMTPTMALKYGFKFIGYRREFAAMQGREIIMSVMELTRTDWLANREQFVRRSSMVHPLPQRSLSPQLSSLA from the coding sequence ATGATCCGGACCACGATCGATATTGATTTATCTCGCAAAGAAGTCATCCAAACCGAACACTTGATCTTCCGTTGTTTGGATCGTGAGGACATCCCGCAGCTGATGGAACTCACTCGCGATCCCAAGCTGATCGAAAATGCCATCATGCGCGTGGATTTTACGGAAGAAAGCTTCGGCGAATTCCTCGACAGCCTGCCAAAGACGCCAACCCCCGCGGTCACCATGTTCGGCATGTTTATGAAGGATGACCCCACGGAACTCTACGGCATGATCTCATACACGCTGATCAGCCTCCAGGAGGCGCCTCGAATGAGCCTGTGGATCAGAGAACGCCACCGCCGCCGCAGAATGTTTTCGGAGGTTGTGCCCGCCCTTCTGGATTTTGCCTTTCTCGTTCACCGCCTCGACGCCATTCACGCCGACGCGTTTCCATGCCAGCGCATGACGCCGACGATGGCGTTGAAATACGGATTCAAGTTCATCGGCTACCGCCGCGAATTCGCTGCCATGCAAGGCCGCGAGATCATCATGTCGGTTATGGAACTCACCCGGACCGATTGGCTTGCCAACCGCGAGCAATTTGTCCGCCGCTCCTCCATGGTCCACCCCTTGCCGCAGCGTAGCCTCAGCCCTCAGCTCTCATCCCTCGCATAG
- a CDS encoding SRPBCC family protein yields the protein MTDMANVLETWSLDREIVLVKLLNHPREKVFAAWMDPKALAQWYGPAGLSIETHEADIREGGVWRFDMVGVFEGREQRFPNLMRFLEVVPNERIVMDYGTPDPEDPDRFRMTVTFDEQADGKTVLTMRQLHPSRERRQVVIGFGAVEYGLQTLDGLAAWLDG from the coding sequence ATGACGGACATGGCTAACGTGCTTGAGACCTGGTCGCTCGATCGCGAAATCGTGCTGGTCAAGCTGCTGAACCACCCACGCGAGAAGGTCTTTGCCGCCTGGATGGACCCCAAGGCGCTGGCCCAATGGTACGGCCCGGCCGGCCTCAGCATCGAGACCCACGAGGCCGATATCCGCGAGGGCGGGGTCTGGCGCTTCGACATGGTGGGCGTGTTCGAGGGTCGGGAGCAGCGCTTCCCCAACCTCATGCGCTTTCTGGAGGTCGTGCCGAATGAGCGGATCGTGATGGACTATGGCACGCCCGACCCCGAAGATCCCGATCGTTTCCGCATGACAGTGACCTTCGATGAGCAGGCGGACGGCAAGACGGTGCTGACCATGCGGCAGCTCCATCCCAGCCGCGAGCGGCGTCAGGTGGTCATCGGCTTCGGCGCGGTGGAATATGGATTGCAGACGCTGGACGGGCTGGCAGCATGGCTGGACGGCTGA
- the minD gene encoding septum site-determining protein MinD: protein MGKVIVVTSGKGGVGKTTSSAALGAALAQTGKRVALVDFDVGLRNLDLVMGAERRVVFDLVNVIQGVAKLSQALIRDKRVDTLFLLPASQTRDKDALTEEGVAEVIKSLREVFDYVICDSPAGIERGAQLAMRFADEAVIVTNPEVSSVRDSDRIIGLLDAKTLKAETGESITKHILVTRYDAARAARGEMLRIEDVLEILSTPLLGIVPESQGVLRASNLGSPVTLSDPNNPAACAYRDAARRLQGEDLPLVVPMEKKSLLGRLLGRRAA, encoded by the coding sequence ATGGGCAAAGTCATTGTGGTCACATCCGGCAAGGGAGGCGTCGGCAAGACGACCTCATCGGCCGCTCTTGGTGCTGCCCTGGCGCAGACGGGCAAAAGGGTGGCCCTGGTCGATTTCGACGTCGGTCTGCGCAATCTCGACCTCGTGATGGGGGCCGAGCGCCGGGTCGTGTTCGACCTGGTCAATGTCATTCAGGGCGTGGCCAAGCTCTCGCAGGCTCTGATTCGGGACAAGCGGGTCGACACATTGTTCCTGCTGCCGGCTTCCCAGACGCGCGACAAGGATGCTCTTACGGAGGAGGGTGTCGCCGAGGTCATCAAAAGCCTGCGCGAGGTCTTCGATTATGTGATCTGCGACAGCCCGGCGGGGATCGAGCGCGGTGCCCAGCTTGCCATGCGCTTTGCCGATGAAGCGGTGATCGTCACCAATCCGGAGGTGAGTTCCGTTCGCGATTCCGATCGCATCATCGGCCTGCTCGATGCCAAGACGCTGAAAGCCGAGACCGGTGAGAGCATCACCAAGCATATCCTCGTCACGCGGTATGATGCGGCCCGGGCAGCACGGGGGGAAATGCTCAGGATCGAAGACGTTCTGGAGATCCTGTCGACGCCGCTGCTCGGCATCGTGCCTGAGAGCCAAGGCGTTCTGCGCGCCTCCAATCTGGGCTCGCCGGTGACACTCAGCGATCCCAACAATCCGGCAGCATGCGCCTATCGCGATGCCGCAAGACGCCTGCAGGGCGAGGACCTACCGCTCGTCGTGCCGATGGAAAAGAAGAGTTTGCTCGGTCGGCTCCTGGGAAGGAGGGCAGCATGA
- a CDS encoding tetratricopeptide repeat protein codes for MKPDQNPETLVSQAFELIEAGDPKTALKIGMRLEKMRYSGAFEIQAIACARLDKKNKAVKILEKGVKLAPEAWLLWQLLGNYESDLGHYDKAVNAFENGLKTKNSDMVSLYYNYANALTRYGKVDAAMNKLQLAFADQHFGQSSKELIQLGFSLLMNLNNQQKNYDATKYAFEVFFRDYHLHHVYSNGLSEIYSELSTAFWKTKKKEEAIGAALRAIHFDRQNQDAQFLLREIRKTNYQNAKYMRIMLHGKWHEPFEGEKEIPKFFTTYDVVADGEEEALNFIKEFEPEAVADSLQIEEVKLIESEKQPKGVYKVSSYYFY; via the coding sequence ATGAAACCAGATCAAAATCCTGAAACCCTTGTGTCGCAGGCGTTTGAGCTGATTGAAGCAGGTGATCCCAAAACTGCTTTAAAGATAGGAATGCGGCTCGAAAAAATGCGCTATTCCGGTGCCTTCGAGATACAGGCTATAGCCTGCGCGAGGCTGGACAAAAAGAATAAAGCCGTAAAGATTCTAGAAAAGGGAGTAAAATTAGCTCCGGAAGCTTGGCTGCTTTGGCAGTTGCTTGGAAATTATGAATCCGATCTCGGCCATTACGATAAAGCGGTAAATGCATTTGAGAACGGTTTGAAAACAAAGAATTCGGATATGGTTTCCCTATATTATAATTACGCTAATGCGTTAACGCGTTATGGGAAAGTGGATGCGGCAATGAATAAACTGCAGCTTGCTTTTGCGGATCAGCATTTTGGCCAATCTAGTAAAGAATTAATACAATTAGGCTTTTCTCTTCTGATGAATCTGAACAATCAGCAAAAAAATTACGATGCCACCAAATACGCGTTTGAAGTATTTTTCAGAGATTATCATTTACATCATGTGTATAGTAATGGTCTATCTGAAATTTATTCCGAGTTGTCAACTGCGTTTTGGAAAACCAAGAAAAAGGAAGAGGCTATTGGTGCCGCGTTGCGGGCTATTCATTTCGACAGGCAAAATCAAGATGCGCAATTCCTGTTGCGCGAAATCAGGAAAACTAACTATCAGAACGCAAAATACATGCGCATCATGCTACATGGTAAATGGCATGAGCCGTTTGAAGGTGAAAAAGAAATTCCTAAGTTCTTTACTACCTATGACGTGGTGGCCGACGGCGAAGAAGAGGCCCTTAACTTTATAAAGGAATTCGAACCGGAAGCAGTCGCGGACAGTCTCCAAATCGAAGAGGTCAAACTAATAGAATCGGAAAAACAACCGAAAGGAGTTTATAAAGTATCATCATACTATTTTTATTAA
- the minC gene encoding septum site-determining protein MinC → MNCANPIQKKSIRFRARSFVAFALTPEPPLAEWLETLDRWTENSPGFFSGRPVVLDLNLLKPKASEIGGIVSKLAERGIRIYAIEASDMATLSTDLPPLLTGAKEVPLAGVEMPAGPAPKTAPPVKVEEPKGPNSLTIASPIRSGQSIFHPHGDVIVLGSVSSGSEIIAGGSIHVYGTLRGRAIAGATGNPKARIFCLRNEAELLAVDGWYRTAEDMDTSSRGKAIQAYFENGVIWVAPLS, encoded by the coding sequence GTGAATTGCGCCAATCCCATTCAGAAGAAGTCCATACGCTTTCGAGCGCGCTCCTTCGTTGCCTTTGCGCTCACGCCCGAGCCACCCCTTGCGGAGTGGCTCGAGACCCTCGACCGCTGGACCGAGAATTCTCCCGGGTTCTTCAGCGGCCGGCCGGTCGTGCTTGATCTGAATCTCCTCAAGCCGAAGGCGAGCGAGATCGGGGGGATCGTCTCAAAACTGGCCGAGCGTGGCATTCGCATCTATGCGATCGAGGCCAGTGACATGGCCACGTTGAGCACCGATCTGCCTCCGTTGCTCACAGGCGCCAAGGAGGTCCCACTCGCCGGCGTTGAGATGCCGGCGGGCCCGGCTCCCAAGACTGCTCCTCCGGTCAAGGTGGAGGAGCCGAAAGGGCCGAATTCACTGACCATCGCCTCACCAATCCGCTCAGGCCAATCGATCTTTCATCCGCATGGGGATGTGATCGTGCTGGGTTCGGTCAGCTCCGGTTCGGAAATCATCGCAGGGGGGTCCATTCACGTCTATGGCACGCTGCGTGGACGCGCGATCGCGGGTGCCACGGGAAATCCCAAGGCTCGTATCTTCTGCCTGAGGAATGAGGCCGAACTCCTGGCAGTGGACGGCTGGTACCGGACCGCGGAGGACATGGACACATCCTCGCGCGGTAAGGCGATACAGGCATATTTCGAGAATGGCGTGATCTGGGTTGCACCCCTCAGTTAG
- a CDS encoding class II glutamine amidotransferase, which produces MCGIVGLFLKDRSLEPKLGAMLAPMLASMGDRGPDSAGFAVYGDDAGALKITVQSAHPQADFPRLESALKERLGAPVKVTVIETHAVIELPLGKEEAAREALQAINPDLRIMSVGTAIEIYKEVGLPIDVSRRFGLDRMTGTHAIGHTRMATESAVTTLGAHPFSTGADQCLVHNGSLSNHNNLRRQLKHDGMRFETENDTEVAAAYLTWRIKQGLDLGQALEKSLEDLDGFYTFVVGTKDGFGVLRDPIACKPAVLAETDQYVAFASEYRALVDLPGIEKAKVWEPEPATVYFWKH; this is translated from the coding sequence ATGTGCGGCATCGTGGGCTTGTTTCTGAAGGACAGGAGCTTGGAGCCAAAGCTTGGCGCGATGCTGGCGCCAATGCTGGCGAGCATGGGGGATCGTGGGCCGGACAGTGCCGGCTTTGCGGTTTATGGTGACGACGCGGGCGCCTTGAAGATCACCGTGCAGTCTGCACATCCCCAGGCGGACTTTCCGCGCCTTGAAAGCGCGCTCAAGGAAAGGCTGGGCGCGCCGGTGAAGGTGACTGTGATCGAGACCCATGCGGTCATCGAGTTGCCTCTTGGCAAGGAGGAGGCCGCCCGCGAGGCTTTGCAGGCAATCAACCCTGACCTTAGAATAATGAGCGTCGGCACCGCGATCGAGATCTACAAGGAGGTCGGCCTGCCGATCGATGTCTCGCGCCGCTTCGGCCTCGACCGCATGACGGGCACGCACGCGATCGGCCATACCCGCATGGCAACCGAATCAGCCGTGACCACCCTGGGCGCACATCCCTTCTCGACCGGCGCCGACCAGTGCCTGGTGCACAATGGCTCGCTTTCGAACCACAACAACCTCCGTCGTCAGCTTAAGCATGATGGCATGCGGTTCGAGACGGAGAACGACACCGAGGTGGCCGCCGCCTATCTCACCTGGCGGATCAAGCAGGGGCTTGATCTCGGTCAGGCGCTCGAGAAGAGCCTCGAGGATCTCGACGGGTTCTACACCTTCGTCGTGGGCACGAAGGACGGATTCGGCGTGCTGCGCGATCCCATCGCCTGTAAGCCCGCCGTTCTGGCCGAAACCGACCAGTATGTGGCATTCGCCTCTGAATATCGCGCGCTCGTCGACCTGCCGGGCATCGAGAAGGCCAAGGTGTGGGAGCCCGAGCCTGCAACCGTCTATTTCTGGAAACATTGA
- the rpmA gene encoding 50S ribosomal protein L27 encodes MAHKKAGGSSRNGRDSAGRRLGVKKFGGEHVIPGNIVVRQRGTKVHPGNNVGLGKDHTIFALIEGTVEFRTGRGQRTYVSVVPAT; translated from the coding sequence ATGGCTCATAAAAAAGCAGGCGGTTCCTCGCGCAATGGTCGCGATTCGGCTGGCCGCCGTCTCGGTGTGAAGAAATTCGGCGGCGAGCACGTCATTCCCGGCAACATTGTTGTGCGCCAGCGCGGCACGAAAGTGCATCCGGGCAACAATGTCGGCCTCGGCAAAGACCACACGATTTTTGCCCTTATTGAGGGCACGGTGGAGTTTCGCACCGGCCGTGGTCAACGGACCTATGTATCCGTAGTACCGGCCACCTGA
- a CDS encoding helix-turn-helix domain-containing protein — MLKERDGQNPHQIGGARANLLEVAIGREVRHFRTKLGMTVADLASAARLSPGMLSKIENGLTSPSLTTLQTLSQALGVPVTSFFRRYEERRDAVHVKAGQGLVIERRGTRAGHQYQLLGHSGGLMGRVVVEPYLITLTKDSDVFPLFQHEGMEFIYVLEGEVVYRHADQLYTLRPGDSLFFDADAPHGPEEMITLPIRFLSVISYARDES; from the coding sequence ATGTTGAAAGAACGAGACGGACAAAATCCACATCAAATCGGCGGCGCGCGCGCGAATCTTCTAGAGGTTGCAATCGGTCGGGAGGTGCGCCACTTCCGCACGAAGCTCGGGATGACCGTCGCAGATCTCGCGAGCGCGGCACGACTTTCGCCAGGGATGTTGTCGAAGATCGAAAACGGGCTGACCTCGCCATCGCTGACGACGCTGCAGACGCTGTCACAGGCGCTCGGGGTACCCGTGACGTCGTTCTTTCGCCGCTACGAGGAGCGACGGGATGCGGTGCATGTGAAGGCGGGGCAGGGGCTGGTCATCGAGCGGCGTGGTACGCGGGCAGGCCACCAGTATCAACTGCTCGGGCATAGTGGCGGGCTGATGGGGCGCGTGGTCGTGGAGCCCTATCTGATCACGCTGACGAAAGACTCAGATGTCTTCCCGCTCTTTCAGCATGAGGGCATGGAATTCATCTATGTGCTGGAAGGGGAGGTGGTCTATCGCCACGCCGACCAGCTCTACACGCTCCGGCCGGGCGATAGCTTGTTCTTCGATGCGGATGCGCCGCATGGACCGGAGGAAATGATTACGCTCCCCATTCGATTCCTGTCGGTGATCTCCTATGCGAGGGATGAGAGCTGA
- a CDS encoding ArsR/SmtB family transcription factor — translation MPYHSTPLDLAFHALSDPTRRAVVSRLAEGELPVSVLAEPFDMALPSFAQHLKVLEDCGLIVSEKRGRSRWCRLVRARFDEAADWMETERRRWAERLERLEVYLDKAEEDDGHG, via the coding sequence ATGCCTTACCATTCGACCCCGCTGGACCTCGCTTTTCACGCTCTCAGCGATCCAACCCGCCGCGCGGTGGTATCGCGGCTGGCTGAGGGCGAACTGCCGGTCAGCGTCCTGGCCGAGCCCTTCGACATGGCGCTGCCCTCCTTCGCGCAACATCTCAAGGTGCTGGAAGATTGCGGGCTGATCGTCAGCGAGAAGCGAGGACGCAGCCGCTGGTGCCGACTGGTGCGGGCGCGCTTTGACGAGGCGGCGGACTGGATGGAAACGGAACGCCGGCGTTGGGCCGAGCGGCTAGAGCGGCTGGAAGTCTATTTGGATAAGGCGGAAGAGGATGACGGACATGGCTAA